Proteins encoded together in one Candidatus Kaiserbacteria bacterium window:
- the dnaB gene encoding replicative DNA helicase — protein sequence MTETRIPPQDLESERALLGAIMLKPNAMYDMSDMVVPDSFYAAKHGIIFEGMLALFNKGEPIDLVTLSGNLESQKKLEQIGGRGYLSELAGAAPAATNALHYAQAVKAKHIHRELITAADYIGELGYKEDGEIDKLLDEAQSTIFQIANTSTLQKFVSIGEELKDAWKRLESLQENKDEIRGIHTGFKDLDNLLAGFQKSDLIILAARPSMGKTSLALDIARQTAIKHGNSVGFFSLEMSAQQLTDRMLASESNVNGWRLRTGNLSSDEEYDRLRNGMDRLSSAPIYIDDKSERTVLQMRSIARRLKAEKGLSLIVVDYLQLIVPGATRQSDSMVQQVTEISRSLKGMARELDVPVLALSQLSRAVEQRRDHPRLSDLRDSGSIEQDADVVMFIHRDDKMNDNSDRPNIADIMVEKHRNGPVGRIELYFNDEQATFNTIEKNDFGDFAESNDTNNQNDEF from the coding sequence ATGACTGAGACTCGTATACCACCACAAGATCTAGAATCCGAACGCGCTCTTCTTGGTGCGATAATGCTCAAGCCAAATGCTATGTACGACATGTCAGACATGGTTGTACCTGATTCTTTCTATGCAGCAAAACACGGAATTATATTTGAGGGAATGCTCGCACTCTTTAACAAAGGTGAACCTATCGATCTCGTTACCCTATCTGGAAACCTTGAGTCACAAAAGAAACTTGAACAAATTGGTGGTCGCGGATACCTATCAGAACTTGCAGGAGCAGCACCAGCTGCAACAAACGCACTGCACTATGCTCAAGCTGTAAAAGCAAAACACATTCACCGCGAACTGATTACCGCAGCGGACTATATTGGAGAACTCGGGTACAAAGAAGATGGTGAAATAGACAAGCTTCTAGACGAAGCACAATCTACAATTTTTCAGATTGCGAATACTTCTACGCTACAAAAATTTGTTTCAATTGGTGAAGAGTTGAAAGATGCATGGAAACGACTGGAGTCACTCCAAGAAAATAAAGATGAAATTCGTGGTATCCACACTGGCTTCAAAGATTTAGATAACTTACTTGCTGGATTTCAGAAGTCAGACCTCATTATTTTAGCCGCTCGCCCTTCTATGGGTAAGACATCTTTGGCGCTAGATATCGCCCGACAAACTGCCATCAAGCATGGCAATTCAGTCGGTTTCTTCTCATTGGAAATGTCCGCGCAGCAGCTAACTGACCGAATGCTTGCATCAGAATCTAACGTAAATGGTTGGCGTTTGCGTACAGGCAATTTATCGTCTGACGAAGAATACGACCGTCTTCGTAATGGTATGGATCGCCTCTCTTCGGCACCAATTTATATTGACGACAAGTCAGAACGTACCGTGTTACAAATGCGTTCAATAGCACGACGTCTTAAAGCGGAAAAAGGTCTTTCGTTAATTGTTGTTGATTACCTACAACTTATTGTTCCTGGTGCAACTCGCCAAAGTGATTCTATGGTGCAACAGGTAACTGAAATATCCCGTTCTCTTAAGGGGATGGCTCGTGAACTTGATGTGCCAGTTCTTGCCCTCTCACAACTTTCTCGTGCTGTAGAACAACGCCGTGATCACCCACGTCTTTCTGACCTTCGTGACTCAGGTTCTATTGAGCAAGATGCCGATGTGGTGATGTTTATTCACCGCGATGACAAAATGAACGATAACTCAGACCGCCCTAACATTGCTGATATTATGGTTGAAAAGCACCGAAACGGTCCCGTAGGACGTATTGAGCTCTACTTCAACGATGAACAAGCAACGTTCAACACAATCGAAAAAAATGACTTTGGAGATTTTGCTGAAAGTAATGACACTAATAATCAGAACGATGAATTCTAG
- the recR gene encoding recombination protein RecR produces the protein MNDLDTLTELFTQFPGIGPRQARRFVFFLLRQNEGYRNTFIRAIQNTAAQVKQCSRCLRYAQLHVKTPICDLCADSSRADDLLMLVEKDTDVEQMEKSGAYTGRYFVLGGTFSLTGKKSYIREKELTAFLKKHGFGLTEIILALSATPDGEYTTDYLTTKFKEDPELTGATVTVLGRGLSTGSELEYADAATLKQALKNRV, from the coding sequence ATGAACGATCTCGATACACTCACAGAACTATTTACCCAATTCCCTGGTATAGGCCCGAGACAAGCGCGGCGGTTTGTTTTTTTCTTACTGCGCCAGAATGAGGGATACCGCAATACATTTATACGAGCTATTCAAAATACTGCCGCACAGGTAAAACAATGTTCTCGCTGTCTACGATATGCGCAGCTACACGTTAAGACCCCAATATGCGACCTGTGTGCTGATTCAAGCCGTGCCGATGATCTACTCATGCTTGTTGAGAAAGATACCGATGTTGAGCAAATGGAGAAAAGTGGTGCGTACACTGGACGATACTTTGTTCTTGGTGGAACATTTTCACTAACTGGCAAAAAGAGCTACATACGTGAAAAAGAACTTACTGCTTTTTTAAAGAAACATGGGTTTGGACTTACAGAAATAATTCTCGCCCTTTCTGCAACGCCTGATGGAGAGTACACAACCGACTATCTCACTACTAAATTTAAAGAAGACCCTGAACTAACTGGGGCAACGGTAACTGTTCTTGGACGTGGCCTTTCAACTGGTTCTGAGCTTGAATATGCTGATGCTGCTACTTTGAAGCAGGCGTTGAAAAACAGAGTCTAA
- the rplU gene encoding 50S ribosomal protein L21, with translation MAEKKVTKKEDEKKATPKSAAKKVAAKKATPKKEAAKKSSSFAVIATGGKQYIVREGDALNVEKLDGEHKEGAKIEFTEVLLVDDGKTTKVGEPTVSGAKVTAEFVENARERKISVIRFRSKSRYFKNRGHRQPYTRVKITKIG, from the coding sequence ATGGCTGAAAAGAAGGTTACAAAGAAAGAAGACGAAAAAAAGGCAACACCCAAGAGTGCTGCTAAGAAAGTAGCAGCTAAGAAAGCTACACCTAAGAAAGAGGCTGCAAAAAAGTCTAGCTCTTTTGCAGTGATTGCAACTGGAGGTAAGCAATATATTGTTCGTGAAGGAGATGCGCTTAATGTTGAAAAATTAGATGGCGAGCACAAAGAAGGGGCAAAGATTGAGTTTACTGAAGTACTTCTTGTAGATGACGGCAAAACAACCAAGGTAGGAGAGCCAACTGTTTCAGGTGCGAAGGTAACTGCTGAATTTGTTGAGAACGCACGAGAGAGAAAAATATCTGTTATTCGCTTCCGTTCAAAGAGTCGCTACTTCAAGAACCGAGGACATCGACAACCGTATACCCGCGTAAAGATCACAAAGATAGGGTAA
- a CDS encoding DNA recombination protein RmuC, producing the protein MTSVTMVLIGLAVIIVASNALVLWYFIRSTKNTKPDNGVDFLQKEIHGLRDLFDRKIGDSTRDINESMREQLRSSQKVVGDVTEKLTRLEETNKQVVSFTEQLRQLQDVLKNPKQRGILGEYYLESVLQNVLPPDSFRMQYSFPDKEIVDAVVFVKDKVVPIDSKFSLENYNRMVEAKDETERVQFEKAFVNDLKLRITETSKYIRPEEGTTEFAFMFIPSEGIYYELLSNKVGTGDESLIQRAAGTHKVIIVSPTSFLAYLQTVLQGLKAMDIEEKAKDIIKNVSKLGKHIEKYDDYYEKLGNSLSTTVNHYNAGYKELGKVDKDVLRITGTAPGIEIESIEKPNRED; encoded by the coding sequence ATGACTTCTGTAACAATGGTACTCATTGGCCTCGCCGTTATAATTGTTGCAAGCAACGCGCTTGTTCTGTGGTACTTCATACGGAGCACTAAAAATACCAAGCCTGATAATGGGGTTGATTTTTTGCAGAAAGAGATTCATGGCCTCCGTGATTTGTTTGACCGAAAAATAGGGGACAGTACACGAGACATAAACGAAAGTATGCGTGAGCAGCTTCGGAGTTCGCAGAAAGTAGTAGGGGACGTTACTGAGAAACTTACCCGTCTGGAAGAAACTAATAAACAAGTAGTGTCTTTTACCGAGCAATTGCGGCAACTACAGGATGTTTTGAAGAATCCGAAACAGCGAGGAATCTTGGGCGAGTATTATTTAGAGTCAGTATTACAGAATGTTCTTCCTCCTGATAGTTTTAGAATGCAGTATAGCTTTCCGGATAAAGAGATTGTAGATGCTGTTGTATTCGTAAAGGACAAAGTAGTTCCGATTGATTCAAAATTCTCTCTTGAGAATTACAATAGAATGGTTGAGGCAAAGGACGAAACAGAGCGAGTGCAGTTTGAAAAGGCATTTGTGAACGACCTCAAACTTCGTATTACAGAAACTTCAAAATATATTCGCCCAGAAGAAGGGACGACAGAATTTGCTTTTATGTTTATTCCGTCTGAGGGAATTTACTACGAATTACTATCCAACAAAGTTGGGACAGGGGATGAAAGTTTAATACAACGCGCCGCGGGAACACATAAGGTCATCATTGTGTCTCCTACGTCATTTTTAGCGTATTTGCAGACAGTATTGCAAGGTCTCAAGGCGATGGATATAGAAGAGAAAGCAAAAGATATCATCAAAAACGTGAGCAAGCTCGGAAAGCATATCGAAAAGTATGATGACTATTACGAAAAGCTCGGCAACTCACTTTCTACTACGGTAAACCACTATAATGCGGGGTATAAGGAGCTTGGTAAGGTAGATAAAGACGTTCTTCGTATAACCGGTACAGCGCCTGGGATTGAGATAGAAAGCATCGAAAAACCAAACAGAGAAGACTAG
- a CDS encoding HAD-IC family P-type ATPase, with amino-acid sequence MQHSKAWHSFTGDKVLALFGTDKDYGLTQKQLEKGQKQYGPNALPKDQGFYLIDAVLKQLRSPLSLVLLAAGAATIFLGAYLDTTVIIVAVIINVVVGVLQEGKAARVFEALEKSQEKYATVLRMGKQQVVAAESLVPGDIVFLQGGTMIPADIRLLEVKNFAVNEAALTGEWLPVEKLHTSLGRALPPSEQRNIAWMGTLVAEGSATGIVVATGESARFGEIAKSTHDAMDSLTPLQKNIQKIARFLMGMVGFALVIILALGLLRGEPISSMLLLAIAVAVAAMPEGLPAAVTVVLAIGMEAVLRKGGLVKNLLAAETLGSTTVILTDKTGTLTQGRMILSGLYTFSGIEQNETAAISDNKELLRMAVLSSDAFVEEDPEEAGKLLVRGRPIEKAIMEGGLEAGLSQADLFLNGFERIDFVQFESSRRYAISLNNCPQKGNRVYLSGSPEHLLANSDKYFLNGRERKMDEVTRKKFSEIQKKISSEGMRFTAIAYIKTASDTVPDEVLKPSKKHQFVFVGLLAFRDAVRPDVAQAIKEAKSAGTRVIMATGDYPETARAIAREVGIDTRTDAPVLTGVMISEMDDKQLLKALNSHKIIARVLPEQKLRVARLLRNAKEVVAMTGDGVNDAPALAAADIGIAVGSGTDVAKAAADLILIDNSFSVITAAIGEGRRITANLRKIVASLLSTSFSEIIVIGGSLAAGAPLPLLPTQILWANIIGEGFMSFPLAFEPKEKGAMKQKPGKRGVRSILTKQARWFIFSVSIITGVTLLGLFFILLSVGVHIDKIRTIIFIMLSIDSILFAFAFRDLSQPFWRINFFSNKFLLGAFAINSTLLLFVISVTPMQQLLSLRPLSLQELAVLFSLGFASLIGVEIAKHFIFKEKKSRR; translated from the coding sequence ATGCAACATTCTAAAGCGTGGCACAGTTTTACAGGAGATAAGGTCCTGGCACTATTTGGAACAGACAAAGACTATGGACTTACTCAAAAACAATTAGAGAAAGGACAAAAGCAATATGGTCCAAACGCACTTCCCAAAGACCAAGGGTTCTATCTCATTGATGCAGTACTGAAGCAGTTGCGAAGTCCGCTTTCGCTCGTCTTGTTAGCAGCGGGTGCTGCAACTATCTTTTTAGGTGCCTATTTAGACACGACAGTTATTATTGTAGCGGTAATCATTAATGTCGTTGTTGGAGTACTACAGGAAGGTAAGGCAGCTCGCGTATTTGAAGCGTTAGAGAAATCTCAAGAAAAGTACGCAACAGTATTACGTATGGGGAAGCAGCAAGTGGTTGCTGCAGAGTCTTTAGTTCCTGGCGACATAGTGTTTTTACAAGGAGGTACGATGATACCTGCAGACATACGTTTACTTGAGGTTAAGAATTTTGCGGTGAATGAAGCTGCTCTAACAGGGGAGTGGCTTCCTGTTGAAAAGTTACACACTTCTCTTGGGCGTGCGCTCCCGCCATCTGAACAAAGAAACATTGCATGGATGGGTACACTTGTTGCAGAAGGAAGTGCGACAGGGATTGTGGTTGCGACAGGCGAGAGTGCTCGATTTGGTGAGATAGCAAAAAGTACTCATGATGCAATGGATTCACTGACTCCATTGCAAAAGAATATTCAGAAAATTGCTCGATTTTTAATGGGGATGGTAGGTTTTGCACTCGTCATCATTCTCGCCCTTGGATTGTTGCGAGGTGAACCTATATCATCAATGCTTCTTCTTGCTATAGCGGTAGCGGTTGCCGCGATGCCCGAAGGTCTTCCTGCTGCAGTTACTGTCGTGCTCGCTATCGGTATGGAAGCAGTACTGCGAAAAGGTGGATTGGTAAAGAATCTGCTCGCAGCGGAAACCCTTGGCTCAACCACCGTTATTTTGACAGACAAAACAGGAACGCTCACGCAAGGAAGAATGATTTTGAGTGGTCTCTATACTTTTTCTGGGATAGAGCAAAATGAAACTGCGGCAATTTCCGATAATAAAGAATTATTACGAATGGCTGTTCTCTCATCCGATGCATTTGTTGAGGAGGATCCAGAAGAGGCAGGGAAATTACTTGTCAGAGGCAGGCCTATTGAGAAGGCAATAATGGAAGGTGGTTTAGAAGCGGGATTGTCTCAGGCTGATTTATTTTTGAATGGATTTGAACGTATTGATTTTGTCCAATTCGAATCGTCACGTCGATATGCTATATCGCTAAATAATTGCCCTCAAAAGGGTAATAGAGTGTATTTGTCGGGTTCGCCTGAGCACCTCCTCGCTAACTCAGATAAATATTTCCTAAACGGGCGAGAGCGCAAAATGGATGAAGTGACACGAAAGAAATTCTCAGAAATACAAAAAAAGATTTCTTCTGAGGGTATGCGCTTTACTGCGATTGCGTATATAAAAACAGCGAGTGATACAGTTCCCGATGAAGTCCTTAAGCCATCAAAAAAACATCAGTTTGTATTTGTTGGATTATTGGCATTTCGTGACGCAGTAAGGCCAGATGTTGCGCAAGCTATTAAGGAGGCAAAGAGTGCAGGAACAAGGGTTATTATGGCAACAGGAGACTATCCAGAGACAGCTCGTGCTATTGCAAGGGAAGTTGGAATCGATACACGTACTGACGCCCCTGTGCTCACTGGCGTCATGATAAGTGAGATGGACGATAAACAATTATTAAAAGCACTCAATTCACACAAGATAATTGCCCGAGTCCTACCTGAGCAGAAATTGCGTGTTGCGCGGTTACTTCGAAATGCAAAAGAGGTAGTAGCTATGACAGGAGACGGCGTAAATGACGCACCAGCGCTTGCCGCAGCAGACATTGGTATTGCCGTAGGGAGCGGAACAGACGTTGCCAAAGCGGCAGCCGATCTTATTCTTATCGACAATAGTTTCTCTGTGATAACCGCTGCTATTGGTGAGGGAAGGCGAATTACTGCAAATTTACGAAAAATTGTAGCGTCCCTTCTTTCGACGAGCTTCAGTGAAATTATAGTAATAGGAGGCTCACTCGCAGCTGGCGCTCCACTGCCATTACTTCCAACACAAATTCTTTGGGCGAATATTATCGGAGAAGGATTCATGAGTTTCCCGTTAGCCTTTGAACCAAAGGAGAAAGGTGCAATGAAACAAAAGCCAGGGAAGCGAGGTGTACGGAGTATTCTCACAAAACAAGCCCGTTGGTTTATTTTTTCCGTCAGTATAATCACCGGTGTGACGCTCCTTGGGCTCTTTTTCATTCTCTTATCTGTAGGAGTGCACATCGACAAAATCAGAACCATCATATTCATCATGCTTTCAATAGATTCTATTCTCTTTGCGTTTGCATTTCGTGATCTTTCTCAACCATTTTGGCGCATCAATTTTTTCTCAAACAAGTTTTTATTAGGAGCATTTGCGATAAACTCAACACTTCTTTTGTTCGTCATCTCGGTGACACCAATGCAGCAATTACTCTCATTACGGCCGCTATCTCTCCAAGAATTAGCCGTTTTGTTTAGCTTAGGCTTTGCAAGTTTAATTGGTGTAGAAATTGCAAAACATTTTATATTTAAAGAAAAGAAGTCACGGCGTTAA
- a CDS encoding GatB/YqeY domain-containing protein: protein MLHTQLKEDMKTALKSREELRLSTLRGLLSALTNELVAQRRKPDELLEDDGVLSVIKRAVKQRKDSIEQFDKGGRTDLADKERSEMEVLEEYLPAQMSREDVETAVVRVLETMPDAELSKAGIVVGAVMKELQGNADGTVVKEVVTEKLS, encoded by the coding sequence ATGTTACATACCCAACTTAAAGAAGACATGAAGACCGCACTAAAATCGAGAGAAGAACTTCGCCTCTCTACATTACGTGGTCTTTTGAGCGCACTTACAAATGAACTCGTTGCACAAAGAAGAAAGCCTGATGAACTACTCGAAGACGATGGGGTTCTCTCAGTGATAAAACGAGCAGTGAAACAGAGAAAGGATTCTATTGAACAATTTGATAAAGGTGGTCGCACTGACCTTGCCGATAAAGAGAGGAGTGAAATGGAAGTTCTCGAAGAGTATCTTCCTGCACAAATGTCGAGAGAAGATGTGGAGACAGCTGTCGTCCGCGTACTCGAAACAATGCCTGATGCAGAGTTAAGTAAAGCGGGGATTGTTGTCGGTGCTGTTATGAAAGAACTACAAGGCAATGCAGATGGTACGGTGGTAAAAGAAGTTGTCACCGAAAAACTCTCATAA
- a CDS encoding MFS transporter, whose protein sequence is MDELQDKAEKVVHALYKKTHFSRDLVALYASRTLMRISLGALGVFLPIFFFREFNYDLQLVIAIFVSIYGLHLLLTPLSSRLLGIIGTRRMIMLGLVFAVLSIVALYLFPRNPEYVTVLYILFIAAYRALYWVPYHVDFSNGLDKSMRGRQLAILRNTASVVLIAVPTIGGLIISSAGFDAVFLFSIFIMVFAMIPLWFMSHTYERYSWGYMETFQHLFAHGNRSLFIANFANGAQGMAITLFWPIYIFTLLDERFTVLGIIASLTVVVVIALRTFVGKLFDTWSQKRMLWVGVIMATTGWVTKIFVQTPFEVFAADSYHNFGRTVNSLSFDATTYEQAADNGRYVDEYTALKEMALSVGRIVMLLLMAVLVLYLDMRIAFVIAAFVALFMLGLNAKMKIR, encoded by the coding sequence ATGGATGAACTCCAAGATAAGGCAGAGAAAGTAGTGCACGCACTATATAAGAAAACGCACTTTTCACGAGATCTCGTGGCACTGTATGCAAGCCGCACGTTGATGCGAATTTCTCTTGGTGCACTTGGGGTTTTTCTTCCAATCTTTTTTTTTCGAGAGTTCAATTATGATCTCCAATTGGTTATTGCAATTTTTGTGTCCATTTACGGGCTGCATCTTTTATTGACTCCATTAAGTTCGAGACTCCTCGGAATAATAGGAACACGTCGAATGATAATGCTCGGTCTTGTATTCGCGGTGCTTTCTATAGTGGCACTTTATTTGTTCCCACGTAATCCAGAATATGTAACGGTACTGTATATTTTATTTATTGCTGCGTATCGTGCACTTTACTGGGTTCCTTATCACGTCGATTTTTCTAATGGCCTTGATAAATCAATGCGCGGAAGGCAACTGGCTATATTGCGCAACACCGCGAGTGTCGTACTTATTGCAGTACCAACGATTGGTGGTTTGATTATCTCATCTGCCGGGTTTGATGCCGTGTTTCTTTTCTCCATTTTCATAATGGTTTTTGCGATGATTCCGTTGTGGTTTATGAGTCACACGTACGAACGGTATAGTTGGGGATATATGGAAACATTTCAACATTTGTTTGCCCATGGAAATCGATCTTTGTTTATTGCAAATTTCGCAAATGGCGCACAAGGCATGGCGATAACTCTCTTTTGGCCAATTTACATCTTCACGCTACTTGACGAGCGATTTACCGTACTGGGTATCATTGCGTCACTCACTGTTGTGGTTGTTATTGCATTACGGACATTTGTAGGCAAACTTTTTGACACCTGGAGTCAGAAACGAATGCTGTGGGTTGGAGTGATTATGGCGACAACAGGGTGGGTCACAAAAATATTTGTTCAGACGCCGTTTGAGGTTTTTGCAGCTGACAGTTATCACAACTTTGGACGAACTGTTAACTCTCTTTCATTCGATGCTACCACCTATGAGCAGGCAGCGGACAATGGTAGATATGTAGATGAATACACCGCACTGAAAGAAATGGCACTTTCTGTTGGGCGCATTGTCATGCTTCTCCTTATGGCAGTTCTTGTACTCTATTTAGATATGCGTATCGCGTTCGTAATAGCAGCCTTCGTTGCTTTGTTTATGCTTGGTCTTAATGCAAAGATGAAAATACGCTAA
- a CDS encoding redoxin domain-containing protein translates to MEPNDTYDEFELFGPLTVGDSVPNFEFEVFQDEKTKKMSMSDLHGKWTVLFFYPADFTFVCPTELEDLAKLYEKFQAEGAEVISVSTDTIFVHKAWHDASDAISKITYPMAADPTHELSHAFGVHVADEGVALRGTFIIDPEGVIRVAEIHDNDIGRNVQETLRKIQAAKFVAEHDGKVCPSNWNPGDDTLEPGLDLVGKI, encoded by the coding sequence ATGGAACCAAACGACACGTATGACGAATTTGAACTTTTTGGACCGCTGACCGTAGGTGATTCTGTACCCAACTTTGAATTTGAAGTATTTCAAGACGAAAAGACAAAAAAGATGAGCATGAGTGACTTACACGGTAAGTGGACTGTCCTCTTCTTTTATCCCGCTGACTTCACGTTTGTGTGCCCAACAGAGCTTGAAGATCTTGCAAAACTATACGAAAAATTCCAAGCAGAAGGAGCTGAGGTGATTTCGGTATCAACTGACACAATTTTCGTACACAAGGCATGGCACGATGCATCGGACGCTATAAGCAAGATTACGTACCCGATGGCAGCTGACCCAACACATGAATTATCACACGCATTTGGTGTACATGTTGCTGACGAGGGTGTAGCACTTCGTGGGACATTTATTATCGACCCAGAAGGCGTTATTCGCGTTGCTGAAATACATGACAATGACATTGGACGGAATGTGCAAGAGACGTTGCGAAAGATTCAGGCGGCCAAATTTGTTGCTGAACACGATGGGAAAGTGTGCCCGTCAAACTGGAATCCAGGAGACGATACGCTTGAACCTGGTTTAGATCTTGTGGGAAAGATTTAA
- the miaA gene encoding tRNA (adenosine(37)-N6)-dimethylallyltransferase MiaA, with protein sequence MDTGSEKIIVIVGTNASGKSSLAVRLAKKYGGEIISADSRQVYKGLDIATGKVTKEEMGGIPHHLIDVADPREVYSAADFATQGRNALSDILSRKKLPIIAGGTGFYIDALLNPSLLASTPPNDELRKGFELLPADVLFAQLKNIDPRRAAVLEEKGEQNLVRRIIRSLEIALAPKRKDIEAKNKVLELDVLWIGVRWDKEKLKERIHERTLIRLENGMIEEAQELHKNGLSWKRMEELGLEYKHLADYLREKITKDQLIEYIDRDDARYAKRQRTWFKRNEKINWFEGGKLDGVEDLVEKFLQ encoded by the coding sequence ATGGATACGGGCAGTGAAAAAATTATTGTTATTGTTGGTACCAACGCGTCTGGAAAGAGCTCGTTAGCAGTTCGGCTCGCCAAAAAGTATGGTGGTGAAATAATTTCAGCTGATTCACGCCAAGTCTACAAAGGTCTGGACATAGCGACGGGAAAAGTCACCAAAGAAGAAATGGGTGGTATTCCCCATCATCTTATTGATGTTGCTGACCCAAGAGAGGTTTATAGTGCAGCAGACTTCGCTACACAAGGACGAAACGCTTTGTCTGACATACTTTCTCGTAAGAAACTTCCAATAATTGCTGGTGGTACAGGTTTTTATATAGACGCACTTTTAAATCCGTCCTTGCTTGCGTCAACTCCGCCAAACGATGAACTACGCAAGGGGTTTGAACTACTACCGGCTGATGTTCTTTTTGCTCAACTCAAAAATATCGACCCACGACGAGCTGCGGTACTAGAAGAAAAAGGTGAGCAAAATCTTGTACGACGCATTATACGCTCACTTGAGATTGCACTTGCACCAAAGCGAAAGGATATCGAAGCAAAAAATAAAGTCCTTGAGCTTGATGTACTCTGGATTGGAGTACGATGGGATAAAGAAAAACTTAAAGAGCGGATACACGAACGCACGCTTATTCGATTAGAAAATGGCATGATTGAAGAAGCTCAAGAACTACATAAAAATGGCTTGTCATGGAAGCGCATGGAAGAGCTCGGTCTTGAGTACAAACATCTTGCTGACTATTTGCGCGAGAAGATTACAAAAGACCAACTCATTGAATATATAGACCGAGATGATGCACGGTATGCAAAACGGCAGCGAACGTGGTTTAAGCGAAATGAAAAAATTAATTGGTTTGAAGGAGGTAAATTAGACGGAGTTGAAGATTTGGTTGAGAAGTTCTTGCAGTAA
- the rpmG gene encoding 50S ribosomal protein L33: MSQDKLKKLACSGCKRINYWTSRRIKGENLEKLELNKYCKWCKGKKAHKELKK, translated from the coding sequence ATGAGCCAAGATAAATTGAAAAAACTAGCGTGTTCTGGATGTAAACGTATTAACTACTGGACGTCACGACGGATTAAGGGTGAAAACCTCGAAAAGCTTGAATTAAACAAGTATTGTAAGTGGTGTAAGGGGAAGAAGGCACACAAGGAACTGAAGAAATAG